From the Pseudodesulfovibrio indicus genome, the window GCGCCATGAGCGACGCCAGGGCCGAGCTGTACATCACCAAGCCCCTGGACCGGGAGTCCGTGTCCCGCCAGCTGCGCGAGCGCGGCATCCTCTGATCACCGGACAGCGAATCGAATGAAAAAGCGGCGCACCGAGTTTCGGTGCGCCGCTTTGTTTGGGTCGGTTTCCGGGCAGGGCGGTTAGACCCGTCCTTCCTCCACGCCGTGGCAGGCCACGACCGTGCCGCTTTCCAGGGTGCGCTGCTTGGGAATCTCCCGGATGCAGCGCTCGTTGGCGTGCGGACACCGGCCGTGGAATACGCAGCCGGTGGGCAGGTTGATGGGAGTGGGCACGTCGCCGGAGAGCTTGACGTGGCCTCCGGCCTTGCCGCCGAGCTTGGGGATGGCCGAGAGCAGGGCCTGGGTGTACGGGTGGCGCGGGCTGGTGAACAGCTCTTTGGCCGAGGCCAGCTCGCAGACGCAGCCCAGGTACATGACCGCCACGCGGTTGGAGATGTGCTCCACCACGCTCAGGTCGTGGCTGATGAACAGGTAGGTCAGGCCGCGCTTCTCCTGGGCATCCATGAGCAGGTTCAGGATCTGCGCCTGGATGGACACGTCCAGCGCCGCGATGGGTTCGTCGGCGGCGATGAATTCCGGGTCCAGGACCAGGGCGCGGGCGATGGAGATGCGCTGGCGCTGCCCGCCGGAGAACTCGTGCGGGTAGTTGGTGGCCCAGATAGGGTCGACGCCCACCTGGCACATGACCTCGGCCACGCGGTCGCTGACTTCGTCGGCGTTCAGGTCCGGGTTGTGGAACCGGACCGGCTCCTCCAGGATCTGGCGCACGGTCATGCGCGGGTTGAGCGATGCGTAGGGGTCCTGGAAGACCATCTGCATCTTGGTCCGGTAGGGGAGCATCTTCGCGGAGCTCAGGTTGTCGATGCGCGCGCCGCGGTAGTGGATTTCGCCCTTGTTGGTCCGGTACAGGCCCAGGACCGTGCGGGCCAGGGTGGACTTGCCGCAGCCGGACTCGCCGACCACGCTCAGGGTCTCGCCCGCGTGCACGTCCAGGGTGACGTTGTTCACCGCCTTGACCACGGTCTTCTTGCGGGTGATCTTCCCGCCGCTCAGCCTGAGCTGGTCGATGATCGTGCCGGATATGTCGAAGTGCTTGTCGATGTCTTTGATTTCAAGGATGGCAGTCATGTTTATTCGCCTCCTTCATGCCTGAAACAGGCGACCTGCGTGCCGTTGGCAAGCTCTATGAGCTTGGGGATTTCCGTCTTGCACCGCTCGGAGCAGACCGTGCAGCGGGGCTGGAAGGGGCATCCCTTGGGCATGTCCTTGAGGGACGGCATCATGCCGGGAATCTGGTTCAGCCTGCGTTCGCCCCCGGCCATCTGCGGCAGGGCCTGGATCAGGCCCTGGGTGTACGGGTGCTGCGGGTTGGAGATGATCTGATCGGCCGCGCCCAGCTCCACCACCTTGCCCGCGTACAGGACCGCGATGCGCTGGGTGACCTCGGAGACCACGGCCAGGTCGTGGGTGATCAGGATCAGCCCCATGTTCTCCTTTTCGCAGAGCTCCAGGAGCAGGTCCATGATCTCGGCCTGGATGGTCACGTCGAGCGCGGTGGTGGGCTCGTCGGCGATGATCAGCTTGGGGCTGGTCAGCAGCGAGATGGCGATGACGATGCGCTGGCGCATGCCGCCGGAGAACTCGTGGGGATACTGCTTGAGGCGTTTCTCCGGGGAGGGGATGTAGACCTTGCGCAGCTTGTCCAGACAGATGGCTTCGGCCTCGCTGTCCGAGACGTTCATGTGGGCCAGGATGGTTTCCTTCATCTGGGTGCCGATGGTCAGCACCGGGTTCAGGGTCATCATCGGGTCCTGGAAGATCATGGAGATGTCGTTGCCCCGGATGTGGCGCATCTGGTCCGCGTTGAGCTTGGTCAGGTCGCGGCCGTCGAACAGGATCTCGCCGCCGGTGATCTTGCCGGGCTTGGAGATGAGGTTGATGAGGGAGAAGCCGAGCACGGACTTGCCCGCGCCGGACTCGCCGACAATGCCGAGGCGTTCGCCCTTGTTGATCACCAGGCTGACGTCGCGCACGGCCCGGACCCTGCCGGAACGCAGCTCGAAGTCAACGCGCAGGTTTTTGATGTCTATGAGTTTTTCCACGCCTTACCCCTTGTAGAGTTTGGGGTTGAGGAAGTCCCGGACCCAGTCGCCCAGGAGGTTGATGACCAGGATCAGAGAGACCAGCAGGATGCCGGGGAAGATGGTGATCCACCAGGAGCCGGAGAAGATGTACTCGAATCCGGCGGTGATCAGGGACCCCAGCGAGGGCTTGGTCACGGGCATGCCCAGTCCCAGGAAGGAGAGGGCCGCCTCGCTCATGATCGCGTTGGCCACCTGCACGGTGGAGATGACCAGGACGGGCGAGAGGGTGTTGGGCAGGATGTGCCGCCACATGATCCGGGCCTTGGACAGCCCGATGACGCGCGCGGCCTCCACGTATTCCTTCTTGCGTTCGGCCAGCACCGAGGCGCGTACGGTGCGGGCGTATTGCGGCCATTCGGCCAGGCCGATGATGACGATGATCAGCGGCACGGCGACCTTGTCGTATCCGGCCACTCCGAAGGCGGTCTGGATGATGGCGCCGATGAAGATGGCCACCATGTAGGTGGAGAAGGAGAGCTGCACGTCGGCGATGCGCATCAGGATGTTGTCCAGCCGCTTGATGTAGCCGGAGAGCAGCCCGACCACGATGCCGATGAAGGCCTGGAGGCAGACCGCGCCGATGCCGATGAGGATCGACACGCGCATGCCGTAGAGCATGGTCGAGAGCATGTCGCGGCCCTGGGCGTCGGTGCCGAGCAGGAAGTCGGAATTGCCGCCCTGTTCCCATACCGGCGGGATCTGGGCGTCCATGACGTTGATGGTCGTCGAGTTGTACGGGTCGTGCGGCGCGATGATCGGCGCGGCGAAGGCGCACAGGAAGAGCACGGCCAGCACGGCGAAACAGGTCACCGCCATGGGGTCGCGCAGGAAGCTGTAGAGCATGTAGGATTCTTTGAAGCGTTGCCAGCGGGTTTTCATGCTATTGCCTCCCTGCGACGCGCACGGTCGGGTTGACGAGGCCGTAGATGATGTCCACCAGCGTGTTCACCAGCACGAAGACGATGCCCACGAAGACGAGGTAGGCGACCATCAGCGAGGTGTCGGAGCGCTCCACCGACTCGATGAACATGGAGCCCATGCCCTGCCACTGGAAGACCGTCTCGGTCAGGATGGTGAAGGCCACCATGATGCCGAGCTGGACGCCGCCCACAGTGATGACCGGGAGCAGGGTGTTCTTGAAGGCGTGGACCAGCCACACGCGCCGCGGCTTGAGTCCCTTGGCCCAGGCGAACTTGACGTATTCGCTCTCCAGGACTTCCATCATCTCGGAGCGGATGAGGCGGATGAACAGCGGGAGCATGATGGAGGAGAGGGCGATGGAGGGCATGATCAGGTGCTTGATGCCGTCCAGGGTCACCAGGCCGCTGTCCCACCAGCCGAAGAGCAGCACGGTCTCGCCCCGGCCGTAGGAGGGCAACCAGTGGAGCTCCACGGAAAAGATGTAGATGAGCAGGATGGCCGTGAGGAAGACCGGCATGGACACGCCCACGATGGAGCCGCCCATGATGAACCGCGAGAGCAGGCTCTTCGGCTTGATGGCCGAGTAGATGCCGAGCGGAATGGACAGGACCACGATGATCATGGCCGCGCAGAAGACCAGTTCCAGGGTGGCCGGAGCCTTCTTGACGATGACCTCGGTGGCCGGCTTCTTGAAGAAATAGCTCTGGCCCAGGTCGCCGTGCAGGGCGTCGCGCAGGAACCGGGCGTACTGGATGGGGAACGGGTCGTTCAGGCCGAGCCGGTCGCGGATTTCGGACCGTTCGGCCGCCGTGACCCGTTGGCCCACGAGGTCGCGGATCGGGTCTCCGAAATTGTGCTTGATGGCGAATCC encodes:
- a CDS encoding ABC transporter ATP-binding protein, which encodes MTAILEIKDIDKHFDISGTIIDQLRLSGGKITRKKTVVKAVNNVTLDVHAGETLSVVGESGCGKSTLARTVLGLYRTNKGEIHYRGARIDNLSSAKMLPYRTKMQMVFQDPYASLNPRMTVRQILEEPVRFHNPDLNADEVSDRVAEVMCQVGVDPIWATNYPHEFSGGQRQRISIARALVLDPEFIAADEPIAALDVSIQAQILNLLMDAQEKRGLTYLFISHDLSVVEHISNRVAVMYLGCVCELASAKELFTSPRHPYTQALLSAIPKLGGKAGGHVKLSGDVPTPINLPTGCVFHGRCPHANERCIREIPKQRTLESGTVVACHGVEEGRV
- a CDS encoding ABC transporter ATP-binding protein, producing the protein MEKLIDIKNLRVDFELRSGRVRAVRDVSLVINKGERLGIVGESGAGKSVLGFSLINLISKPGKITGGEILFDGRDLTKLNADQMRHIRGNDISMIFQDPMMTLNPVLTIGTQMKETILAHMNVSDSEAEAICLDKLRKVYIPSPEKRLKQYPHEFSGGMRQRIVIAISLLTSPKLIIADEPTTALDVTIQAEIMDLLLELCEKENMGLILITHDLAVVSEVTQRIAVLYAGKVVELGAADQIISNPQHPYTQGLIQALPQMAGGERRLNQIPGMMPSLKDMPKGCPFQPRCTVCSERCKTEIPKLIELANGTQVACFRHEGGE
- a CDS encoding ABC transporter permease, yielding MKTRWQRFKESYMLYSFLRDPMAVTCFAVLAVLFLCAFAAPIIAPHDPYNSTTINVMDAQIPPVWEQGGNSDFLLGTDAQGRDMLSTMLYGMRVSILIGIGAVCLQAFIGIVVGLLSGYIKRLDNILMRIADVQLSFSTYMVAIFIGAIIQTAFGVAGYDKVAVPLIIVIIGLAEWPQYARTVRASVLAERKKEYVEAARVIGLSKARIMWRHILPNTLSPVLVISTVQVANAIMSEAALSFLGLGMPVTKPSLGSLITAGFEYIFSGSWWITIFPGILLVSLILVINLLGDWVRDFLNPKLYKG
- a CDS encoding ABC transporter permease, whose protein sequence is MFAFTVKRILQAVVVMLVISFIGFAIKHNFGDPIRDLVGQRVTAAERSEIRDRLGLNDPFPIQYARFLRDALHGDLGQSYFFKKPATEVIVKKAPATLELVFCAAMIIVVLSIPLGIYSAIKPKSLLSRFIMGGSIVGVSMPVFLTAILLIYIFSVELHWLPSYGRGETVLLFGWWDSGLVTLDGIKHLIMPSIALSSIMLPLFIRLIRSEMMEVLESEYVKFAWAKGLKPRRVWLVHAFKNTLLPVITVGGVQLGIMVAFTILTETVFQWQGMGSMFIESVERSDTSLMVAYLVFVGIVFVLVNTLVDIIYGLVNPTVRVAGRQ